A stretch of Mycobacterium sp. ITM-2016-00316 DNA encodes these proteins:
- a CDS encoding HAD family hydrolase: protein MTNTSGLRAVLFDFSGTLFRLEEDDSWFDGITVDEKSVDGHVQAELMRRVTAPTGSSVPMSDEQQHNWANRDLEPHLHREAYLHVLRESGLNGADAAALYPKLVDPASWTPYPDTVATLNGLRAAGVKTAVVSNIAFDLRPALAAAGTSADEYVLSFEVGAVKPDPAIFETALTRLGVEPADALMVGDSEEADGGARAVGCAFALVDPLPTAQRPDGLIAAVRAYGLDV, encoded by the coding sequence GTGACGAACACCAGCGGTCTCAGGGCCGTGCTCTTCGATTTCTCCGGCACCCTGTTCCGGCTCGAGGAAGACGACAGCTGGTTCGACGGCATCACCGTCGACGAGAAGTCGGTCGACGGCCACGTGCAGGCCGAGTTGATGCGCCGGGTGACCGCCCCCACCGGCAGTTCGGTGCCGATGTCGGATGAACAGCAGCACAATTGGGCCAACCGCGATCTGGAACCGCACCTGCACCGCGAGGCGTATCTGCACGTGCTGCGCGAGTCGGGGCTCAACGGCGCGGATGCCGCCGCGCTGTACCCCAAACTGGTCGACCCGGCGTCCTGGACGCCGTATCCGGACACGGTCGCCACCCTGAACGGGCTGCGCGCCGCCGGGGTCAAGACGGCGGTGGTGTCCAACATCGCCTTCGATCTGCGGCCCGCACTCGCCGCCGCCGGTACCTCGGCCGACGAGTACGTGCTGTCCTTCGAGGTGGGTGCGGTCAAGCCCGACCCAGCCATCTTCGAGACCGCGCTGACGCGCCTGGGAGTCGAGCCCGCCGACGCGCTGATGGTCGGGGACAGCGAGGAGGCCGACGGCGGGGCCCGCGCCGTGGGTTGTGCCTTCGCGCTGGTCGATCCGCTGCCCACCGCGCAGCGCCCCGATGGTCTGATCGCGGCCGTGCGGGCATACGGCCTGGACGTCTAG
- a CDS encoding GNAT family N-acetyltransferase, translating into MVDLTLRTVRDDDDFTSFNAAFHSVFLQDPQDDETELARKITDFDRMFGFHDGHRWASTAGDYRKQVSLPGGAQVPVAAVTAVTVSPAHRRRGLLTQMMRYQLDGIRARGTEALAMLFASETMIYGRFGYGLASQNAVLTGQVRDLGFRPEVDLGHGSVSETDAETLLAHGPAIYDQLYPQLPGRMDRPRGWWDHLIHDNADRRKDSGSIRFALHHEADGTPSGFAIYRPKSDWSATGPTGELHIHEVRGTNPRAYARIWRFLLEIDLIRTLRYDGAAVDEPLRYLVADQRALQCAVNDGIFVRLVEVDRALALRRYAAPVDIVLDVRDEFCPWNTGRYRLRGGPDGAECEKTGAPADIAISARDLGAIYLGGTSVAQLVAAGLVDELTPGSAQRAAVAFGWPVAPAIPDHF; encoded by the coding sequence GTGGTTGACCTGACCCTGCGCACCGTCCGCGATGATGACGACTTCACCTCCTTCAATGCCGCGTTTCACTCGGTGTTCCTGCAGGATCCGCAGGACGACGAGACCGAACTCGCACGCAAGATCACCGATTTCGACCGCATGTTCGGTTTCCACGACGGCCACCGCTGGGCCTCCACCGCGGGCGACTACCGCAAGCAGGTGAGCCTGCCCGGCGGGGCGCAGGTCCCGGTCGCCGCCGTCACAGCGGTCACCGTGTCACCCGCGCACCGTCGCCGGGGTCTGTTGACACAGATGATGCGGTACCAGCTCGACGGCATCAGAGCCCGCGGAACCGAGGCCCTGGCCATGCTGTTCGCGTCGGAAACGATGATCTATGGACGGTTCGGTTACGGACTGGCCAGCCAGAACGCCGTGCTGACCGGACAGGTGCGCGATCTGGGCTTCCGTCCGGAGGTCGATCTGGGCCACGGATCGGTGTCCGAGACCGATGCCGAGACGCTGCTGGCCCACGGGCCGGCAATCTATGACCAGCTGTACCCGCAGCTACCCGGCCGGATGGACCGGCCACGGGGGTGGTGGGACCACCTGATCCACGACAACGCCGACCGACGCAAGGACAGCGGCAGCATCCGGTTCGCGCTGCACCACGAAGCCGACGGCACCCCCAGCGGATTCGCCATCTACCGGCCCAAGTCGGACTGGTCGGCCACCGGACCCACCGGCGAACTGCACATCCACGAGGTGCGGGGCACCAATCCACGCGCCTACGCCCGTATTTGGCGTTTCCTGCTGGAGATCGACTTGATCCGCACCCTCAGGTACGACGGGGCCGCCGTCGACGAGCCGTTGCGCTACCTGGTGGCCGATCAGCGGGCACTGCAATGCGCGGTCAACGACGGCATCTTCGTACGCCTGGTCGAGGTGGACCGTGCGCTCGCACTACGCCGCTACGCCGCGCCGGTCGATATCGTGCTGGACGTGCGTGACGAGTTCTGCCCGTGGAACACCGGCCGCTACCGACTGCGCGGCGGGCCCGACGGTGCCGAATGCGAGAAGACCGGCGCACCAGCCGATATCGCCATCTCCGCGCGTGACCTCGGCGCCATCTATCTGGGCGGCACGAGCGTGGCGCAACTGGTCGCCGCGGGCCTGGTCGACGAACTGACACCGGGGTCGGCGCAGCGGGCCGCGGTAGCCTTCGGCTGGCCCGTCGCACCCGCGATCCCCGACCACTTCTAG
- a CDS encoding heme-binding protein codes for MDRIIKLAGQVGESVLSIVGIRTVEEPHYIGRPLSGDVEIRQYGRRIAAETTITGDKQRALYEGFRKVAAYIFGGNHRSTEIAMTAPVSRQASAEEIAMTAPVSQTGSSETGWTIRFFMPSKWSMQTLPTPDDEDVRLVEVPPATMAVVRFTGDRSPSAVSRRTVELVQTLRTNGIEPAGDPVAWFYDPPWTLPFRRRNEVAIPI; via the coding sequence ATGGACCGCATCATCAAGCTGGCAGGCCAGGTCGGGGAATCCGTGCTGTCGATCGTCGGCATCCGTACCGTCGAGGAGCCGCACTACATCGGGCGTCCGCTGTCCGGCGACGTCGAGATCCGGCAGTACGGCCGCCGGATCGCCGCCGAAACCACCATCACCGGCGACAAACAACGCGCCCTCTACGAAGGCTTCCGCAAAGTGGCGGCCTACATCTTCGGGGGAAACCACCGCAGCACCGAAATCGCGATGACGGCACCGGTGAGCCGGCAGGCGTCCGCCGAAGAGATCGCCATGACGGCGCCGGTGTCGCAGACCGGCAGCTCCGAGACCGGCTGGACCATCCGTTTCTTCATGCCGTCGAAGTGGTCGATGCAGACCCTGCCGACACCCGACGACGAGGACGTGCGACTGGTCGAGGTGCCACCGGCAACCATGGCCGTTGTCCGGTTCACCGGCGATCGCAGTCCGTCGGCGGTGAGCCGGCGCACCGTGGAGTTGGTGCAGACGCTGCGCACGAACGGCATCGAGCCGGCGGGCGATCCGGTCGCGTGGTTCTACGATCCGCCGTGGACGCTGCCGTTCCGGCGCCGCAACGAGGTCGCCATCCCGATATAG
- a CDS encoding RNA polymerase sigma factor encodes MEAARIVATLTRAVGDVGLAEDLAQEALVDALAQWPSAGVPRNAGAWLTTVAKRKAIDLWRRQENLDSKYAVLARELEDGVDDAWDPDRIDDDVLRLIFIAAHPSLTRESQIALTLRVVGGLATDEIARAFLTSKATVAARITRAKKTLAGMAFEVPERADFGPRLSAVLAVIYLIYNEGYAASAGQHWIRDELCSEALRLGRVLQAITPDEPEVHALVALMEFQSSRFAARTDADGDPILLEDQDRTRWDRAQIRRGVTALQRAEHARGQRGWGPYALQAALAECHAVAPTAADTDWARIVALYDALRQIAGSPIVALNRAVAVAMTEGPEAALRIVDAIDGLEGSHLLPSVRGELLARLGRDAEAAAEFTAAATLTANQAERAVLLKKAARATGAPRQA; translated from the coding sequence ATGGAAGCCGCCAGGATCGTCGCCACCCTGACCCGCGCGGTCGGCGATGTGGGCCTTGCCGAGGACCTGGCCCAGGAAGCCCTGGTCGACGCGCTGGCTCAGTGGCCGTCCGCCGGTGTCCCCCGCAATGCCGGGGCCTGGCTGACCACCGTCGCCAAACGCAAGGCCATCGACCTCTGGCGCCGGCAGGAGAACCTGGACAGCAAGTACGCGGTGCTGGCGCGCGAGCTCGAAGACGGCGTCGACGATGCGTGGGATCCAGACCGCATCGACGACGACGTGCTGCGCCTGATCTTCATCGCCGCCCATCCCTCGCTGACCCGCGAATCGCAGATCGCGCTGACGCTGCGGGTCGTCGGCGGCCTGGCCACCGACGAGATCGCCCGGGCCTTCCTGACCTCGAAGGCCACGGTGGCCGCGCGCATCACCCGCGCCAAGAAGACCCTGGCCGGCATGGCGTTCGAGGTGCCCGAGCGTGCCGACTTCGGCCCGCGCCTGTCCGCGGTGCTGGCGGTGATCTACCTGATCTACAACGAGGGCTACGCGGCGTCGGCCGGGCAGCACTGGATCCGCGACGAATTGTGCAGTGAGGCTTTACGTCTGGGGAGGGTGCTGCAAGCAATCACTCCGGATGAGCCGGAGGTGCACGCCCTGGTGGCGCTGATGGAGTTCCAGTCCTCGCGGTTCGCCGCCCGCACCGACGCCGACGGCGATCCGATCCTGTTGGAGGATCAGGACCGCACCCGCTGGGACCGGGCTCAGATCCGGCGGGGCGTCACCGCTCTGCAGCGCGCCGAGCATGCCCGCGGGCAGCGGGGCTGGGGTCCGTATGCCCTGCAGGCCGCGCTCGCGGAGTGCCACGCCGTGGCGCCGACCGCGGCCGACACCGACTGGGCTCGCATCGTGGCGCTCTACGATGCGCTGCGCCAGATCGCCGGATCCCCGATCGTGGCGCTGAATCGGGCGGTGGCCGTGGCGATGACCGAGGGGCCGGAGGCGGCCCTGCGGATCGTCGATGCCATCGACGGGCTCGAGGGCAGCCATCTGCTGCCCAGCGTGCGCGGTGAACTGCTGGCGCGGCTGGGCCGCGATGCCGAGGCCGCCGCCGAGTTCACCGCCGCGGCAACCCTGACGGCCAACCAGGCCGAACGTGCCGTGCTGCTGAAAAAGGCCGCGCGCGCAACGGGTGCACCACGGCAGGCTTGA
- the fadD8 gene encoding fatty-acid--CoA ligase FadD8, protein MSDEQLRHFLHSGHLTVGALKRHKDRPVLFLGDTTLTGGELADRISQYIQAFEALGAGTGAAVGLLSLNRPEVLMIIGAGQTQGFRRTALHPLGSLDDHAYVLSDAGVTSLIIDPNPMFVERALGLLEKVPSLKQVLTIGPVPSELADVATDLSAEAAKYAPQPLVAADLPADHIGGLTYTGGTTGKPKGVIGTTQSITTMTTVQLAEWEWPENPRFLMCTPLSHAGAAFFTPVIVKGGELIVLTKFDPAEVLRVIEEQKITATMLVPSMIYALMDHPDSHTRDLSSLETVYYGASAMNPVRLKEAIRRFGPIFAQYYGQSEAPMVITYLSKKDHDEKRLTSCGRPTLFAKVALLGEDGQPVPQGEVGEICVAGPLLSGGYWNLPEATADTFSGGWMHTGDLAREDEDGFYFIVDRTKDMIVTGGFNVFPREVEDVVAEHPSVAQVCVIGTPDEKWGEAVTAVVVLRPDADTAEAAVATMIAEIQASVKERKGSVQVPKQVVVVDSVPITALGKPDKKAVRAQFWEGAGRSVG, encoded by the coding sequence ATGAGTGACGAGCAGCTCCGCCATTTCCTGCACTCCGGCCACCTCACCGTCGGCGCGCTGAAGCGCCACAAGGACCGCCCCGTGCTGTTTCTCGGGGACACCACGCTGACCGGCGGCGAGCTCGCCGACCGCATCAGCCAGTACATTCAGGCCTTCGAGGCGCTCGGCGCGGGTACCGGAGCGGCCGTCGGCCTGCTCTCCCTGAACCGGCCCGAGGTGCTGATGATCATCGGCGCCGGCCAGACCCAGGGTTTCCGGCGCACCGCACTACACCCTCTCGGCTCACTCGATGATCACGCCTATGTGCTCTCCGATGCCGGGGTCACCTCGCTGATCATCGATCCCAACCCGATGTTCGTCGAGCGCGCGCTGGGACTGCTGGAGAAGGTGCCCTCGCTCAAGCAGGTCCTGACCATCGGACCGGTGCCGTCCGAGCTCGCCGATGTTGCCACGGATCTCAGCGCCGAGGCCGCCAAATACGCGCCGCAGCCGCTGGTCGCCGCCGACCTGCCCGCCGATCACATCGGCGGGCTGACCTACACCGGCGGCACCACCGGCAAACCCAAGGGCGTCATCGGCACGACCCAGTCGATCACCACCATGACGACGGTGCAGCTGGCCGAATGGGAGTGGCCGGAGAACCCCCGGTTCCTGATGTGCACGCCGCTGTCGCACGCCGGCGCCGCGTTCTTCACCCCGGTCATCGTCAAGGGCGGCGAGCTGATCGTGCTCACCAAGTTCGACCCGGCCGAGGTGCTGCGGGTCATCGAGGAGCAGAAGATCACCGCGACCATGCTGGTGCCCTCGATGATCTATGCGCTGATGGACCATCCCGACAGCCACACTCGCGACCTGTCCTCACTGGAGACGGTGTACTACGGCGCCTCGGCGATGAACCCGGTGCGCCTCAAAGAGGCGATCCGGCGGTTCGGGCCGATTTTCGCCCAGTACTACGGGCAGTCCGAGGCGCCGATGGTCATCACCTACCTGTCCAAGAAGGACCACGACGAGAAGCGGCTGACCTCCTGCGGGCGGCCCACCCTGTTCGCGAAGGTGGCGCTGCTGGGCGAGGACGGCCAACCGGTGCCCCAGGGTGAGGTCGGCGAGATCTGTGTGGCCGGCCCGCTGCTGTCCGGCGGCTACTGGAACCTGCCCGAGGCCACCGCCGACACGTTCTCCGGCGGCTGGATGCACACCGGCGACCTGGCCCGCGAGGACGAGGACGGCTTCTACTTCATCGTCGACCGCACCAAGGACATGATCGTCACCGGCGGCTTCAACGTCTTTCCCCGTGAGGTCGAAGATGTTGTGGCCGAACACCCTTCGGTCGCCCAGGTGTGTGTCATCGGCACCCCCGACGAGAAGTGGGGCGAGGCGGTCACGGCCGTGGTGGTACTGCGGCCCGACGCCGACACCGCCGAGGCGGCGGTCGCGACCATGATCGCCGAGATCCAGGCCTCGGTGAAGGAACGCAAGGGGTCGGTGCAGGTGCCCAAGCAGGTTGTCGTCGTCGACTCGGTGCCGATCACCGCGCTGGGCAAGCCCGACAAGAAGGCCGTGCGCGCACAGTTCTGGGAGGGCGCGGGACGTTCGGTGGGTTAG
- a CDS encoding DUF3253 domain-containing protein: protein MNHDLRAAILRLARERGPEKTICPSDAARAVGGPQWRDLMDDAREQARELARRGEVEISQKGTVLDPDEPWRGPVRIRATS, encoded by the coding sequence GTGAACCACGACCTGCGCGCCGCGATCCTGCGGCTGGCCCGCGAACGCGGACCGGAGAAGACGATCTGCCCGTCGGATGCGGCCCGCGCGGTGGGTGGGCCGCAGTGGCGTGACCTGATGGACGATGCCCGCGAACAGGCGCGTGAGCTGGCCCGCCGCGGTGAGGTGGAGATCAGTCAGAAGGGCACGGTGCTCGACCCGGACGAGCCGTGGCGCGGACCCGTGCGGATCCGCGCCACGTCCTGA
- a CDS encoding YciI family protein, with translation MSRYMLIMRVADATAAEAAMAGVDFDEIIASMGRYNEELIKAGVMLAGEGLTEPEEGFVVDFDSDPPVVTDGPYAEIKELFNGFWIIETSSVEEAKQWARKCPLGPGVKLEVRRVSEIEEFAADNPWIQKEIQWKADLAEKVAKAAREAADR, from the coding sequence ATGTCGCGCTACATGCTCATCATGCGAGTTGCCGATGCCACCGCCGCCGAGGCCGCCATGGCCGGGGTCGACTTCGACGAGATCATCGCGTCGATGGGCCGCTACAACGAGGAACTCATCAAGGCCGGCGTGATGCTGGCCGGCGAGGGACTCACCGAACCCGAGGAGGGTTTCGTCGTCGACTTCGACTCCGATCCGCCGGTGGTGACCGATGGCCCGTACGCCGAGATCAAGGAGCTGTTCAACGGGTTCTGGATCATCGAGACCTCGTCAGTCGAGGAGGCCAAGCAGTGGGCCCGCAAGTGCCCGCTCGGCCCGGGCGTGAAGCTCGAGGTGCGCCGGGTCAGCGAGATCGAGGAGTTCGCCGCCGACAACCCGTGGATCCAGAAGGAGATCCAGTGGAAGGCGGATCTGGCCGAGAAGGTCGCGAAGGCGGCGCGCGAGGCCGCCGACCGCTGA
- a CDS encoding amidohydrolase, with amino-acid sequence MTSAAQPADLILTGTILTVDDALPTARNLAVSHGRIVAVDLPEDEVANWIGPDTTVVSVGEGCVLPGFVEAHGHPLMEAVALSDRMVDIRPVTLPSADDVVAAVHAEVARRGADGAYLNGWDPLLQNGLPEPTLDWLNGVADTPLVIIHNSGHKAFFNSAAAGVAGITRDTPDPKGARFGRDANGDLDGTAEESAAVFPLIGGAISVAEYPAMLMAECDRLNRAGLTTCSEMAFDPMFRPMLEALHDRLTVRLRTYEMSTAELHTDASPFDGDDVVRQIGIKIWVDGSPWVGNIDLSFPYLDTDATRTIGVVPGSCGHANYTREQLTEIVGTFYPQGWQLACHVHGDNGVDTILDVYEEALRAHPRDDHRLRLEHVGAITDAQLARAHALGVTCSLFVDQLHYWGDVIVDGLFGPARGERWMPCGSAVATGMRISLHNDPPVTPEEPLRNISVAATRRTPSGRVLAPQERLTVDQAIRAQTLDAAYQLFADDRIGSIEVGKYADLVVLSADPRTVDPEEIADLQVEATYMAGRQVHPKPA; translated from the coding sequence ATGACCAGCGCAGCGCAACCGGCCGATCTGATCCTCACCGGGACCATCCTCACCGTCGACGACGCCTTGCCGACCGCGCGGAATCTGGCCGTCTCGCACGGACGGATCGTGGCGGTGGACCTGCCCGAGGACGAGGTGGCGAACTGGATCGGGCCGGACACCACCGTGGTCTCGGTGGGCGAGGGGTGCGTGCTGCCCGGTTTCGTTGAGGCGCACGGCCATCCACTGATGGAGGCGGTGGCCCTGTCGGACCGGATGGTGGACATCCGGCCGGTGACGCTGCCCTCGGCCGATGACGTGGTCGCGGCGGTGCACGCGGAGGTGGCTCGCCGCGGTGCCGACGGCGCCTACCTGAACGGCTGGGACCCGCTGCTGCAGAACGGATTACCGGAGCCCACCCTGGACTGGTTGAACGGTGTCGCAGACACCCCGCTGGTGATCATCCACAACTCCGGACACAAGGCCTTCTTCAACTCGGCGGCGGCCGGGGTCGCGGGGATCACCCGGGACACCCCGGATCCCAAGGGTGCCCGCTTCGGCCGCGATGCCAACGGGGACCTGGACGGCACGGCCGAGGAATCCGCCGCGGTGTTCCCGCTGATCGGCGGCGCCATCTCGGTGGCCGAGTACCCGGCGATGCTGATGGCCGAGTGCGATCGGCTCAACCGGGCCGGCCTGACCACCTGCTCGGAGATGGCGTTCGACCCGATGTTCCGGCCGATGCTGGAGGCCCTGCATGACCGGCTGACGGTCCGACTGCGCACCTACGAGATGTCGACCGCCGAATTGCACACCGACGCCAGCCCCTTCGACGGGGACGATGTGGTGCGCCAGATCGGGATCAAGATCTGGGTGGACGGGTCACCATGGGTCGGCAACATCGACCTGAGTTTTCCGTACCTGGACACCGATGCCACCCGCACCATCGGGGTGGTTCCCGGCTCCTGTGGGCACGCCAACTACACCCGCGAGCAGCTCACCGAGATCGTCGGGACCTTCTACCCGCAGGGCTGGCAGCTCGCCTGTCACGTGCACGGCGACAACGGGGTGGACACCATCCTGGATGTCTACGAGGAGGCGCTGCGCGCGCACCCCCGCGACGACCACCGGCTGCGGTTGGAGCACGTCGGCGCCATCACCGATGCCCAGCTGGCCCGTGCCCACGCGCTCGGGGTGACCTGCAGCCTGTTCGTCGACCAACTGCACTACTGGGGTGACGTCATCGTCGACGGACTCTTCGGTCCAGCGCGCGGCGAGCGGTGGATGCCGTGCGGGTCGGCGGTGGCGACCGGGATGCGCATCTCGCTGCACAACGATCCGCCCGTCACGCCCGAGGAGCCGCTGCGCAATATCAGCGTGGCCGCGACGCGGCGCACCCCCAGCGGCCGCGTGCTCGCGCCACAGGAGCGCCTCACGGTGGATCAGGCCATCCGGGCGCAGACGCTCGACGCCGCATACCAGTTGTTCGCCGATGACCGCATCGGCTCGATCGAGGTCGGCAAGTACGCCGATCTCGTTGTGCTGTCGGCTGATCCGCGCACCGTGGACCCCGAGGAGATCGCCGATCTGCAGGTCGAGGCCACCTATATGGCGGGTCGGCAGGTTCATCCGAAACCGGCCTGA
- a CDS encoding long-chain-fatty-acid--CoA ligase — translation MSELTAPRFLDERVAHWAATKPDDEAITYLSRTWTWSQFDDRIRRVAGALTARGVGRGDVVAFLDKNHPACVEVTLGAASLGAATAIVNFRLAADEIDYVLNDSGAKVLFVGEELLPAVTAIRDRLPAVTDVIEVKPEGDDEYEALLAAATPVDRSPEVDPADTVVVMYSSGTTGRPKGVALSHANLIAHTVNAFDDWPFNEGDKNLVAMPLFHVGGTSYMQFGLHNGAPSYMTRDVDGAALAGGILAGANRTFLVPAVLAKVLEAGPDAVKLFGALKTFAYGASPMPLPLLREALKAWPDTDFIQVYGLTEVCGVATRLGPEDHRGGNEERMVSAGTPIQGVEVRIVDPDSLQDAPAGTQGEIWFRTPQLMKGYLNKPEATAESITEDGWFRTGDIGRLDPDGYLFVEDRIKDMIITGGENVYSIEVERILAEHPAVVEVAVFGVPDEKWGEAVKAVVALEGDGVAEAELIAWARQHLAAYKCPKTVDIIDALPRNPTGKIMKKDLRQPHWEGRDRATI, via the coding sequence ATGTCTGAACTGACCGCCCCACGGTTCCTCGACGAGCGCGTCGCCCACTGGGCGGCCACCAAACCCGACGACGAGGCGATCACCTATCTGAGTCGGACCTGGACGTGGTCGCAGTTCGACGACCGGATCCGCCGGGTCGCGGGCGCGCTGACCGCCCGCGGCGTCGGCCGCGGTGATGTCGTCGCCTTCCTGGACAAGAATCACCCGGCGTGTGTGGAGGTGACGCTGGGCGCGGCCTCGCTGGGTGCGGCGACCGCCATCGTGAACTTCCGGCTGGCCGCCGATGAGATCGACTATGTGCTCAACGATTCCGGGGCCAAGGTGCTGTTCGTCGGGGAGGAACTGCTGCCGGCGGTGACCGCGATCCGCGACCGGTTGCCGGCGGTCACCGATGTCATCGAGGTCAAACCCGAGGGTGATGACGAATACGAGGCGCTGCTCGCCGCGGCGACCCCGGTGGACCGCTCACCCGAGGTGGATCCCGCCGACACGGTCGTGGTGATGTATTCCTCGGGTACCACCGGCCGGCCCAAGGGGGTGGCGCTCAGCCACGCCAACCTCATCGCCCACACCGTGAATGCGTTCGACGACTGGCCGTTCAACGAGGGCGACAAGAACCTGGTGGCGATGCCGCTGTTCCATGTGGGTGGCACCTCCTATATGCAGTTCGGCCTGCACAACGGCGCTCCGAGTTACATGACCCGCGATGTCGACGGGGCCGCGCTGGCCGGCGGCATCCTGGCCGGCGCCAACCGGACCTTCCTGGTGCCCGCGGTGCTGGCCAAGGTGTTGGAGGCCGGGCCCGATGCGGTCAAACTCTTCGGCGCGCTGAAGACCTTCGCCTATGGGGCGTCGCCGATGCCGTTGCCGCTGCTGCGGGAGGCACTCAAGGCGTGGCCGGACACCGATTTCATCCAGGTGTACGGGCTGACGGAGGTGTGCGGTGTGGCCACCCGGCTGGGCCCCGAAGATCATCGTGGCGGCAACGAGGAGCGCATGGTGAGTGCGGGCACCCCGATCCAGGGTGTCGAGGTGCGCATCGTGGACCCCGACAGCCTGCAGGACGCGCCGGCCGGTACCCAGGGTGAAATCTGGTTCCGGACACCGCAGTTGATGAAGGGATACCTGAACAAGCCGGAAGCCACCGCCGAGTCGATCACCGAGGACGGCTGGTTCCGCACCGGTGACATCGGCCGGCTGGACCCCGACGGTTACCTGTTCGTCGAGGACCGGATCAAGGACATGATCATCACCGGTGGCGAGAACGTCTACTCGATCGAGGTCGAGCGGATCCTGGCCGAGCATCCGGCGGTCGTCGAGGTCGCGGTGTTCGGTGTGCCCGACGAGAAGTGGGGTGAGGCGGTCAAGGCCGTGGTGGCGCTCGAGGGTGACGGTGTGGCCGAGGCCGAGCTGATCGCCTGGGCCCGTCAGCATCTGGCCGCCTACAAGTGCCCGAAGACCGTCGATATCATCGATGCCCTGCCGCGCAACCCCACCGGCAAGATCATGAAGAAGGACCTGAGGCAACCGCATTGGGAGGGTCGCGATCGCGCCACCATCTGA
- a CDS encoding o-succinylbenzoate synthase yields MRVRFRGITVREMALFDGPAGWGEFGAFGEYEPPEAAHWLASAVEAAYREPPAPLRDRIPVNATVPAVEPERVPEVLARFPGAQTAKVKVAEAGQTLAEDVARVEAVRAAVPKVRVDANGGWSVAEAVAAAGALGELEYLEQPCATVEELAELRRQIDIPIAADESIRKAADPFRVVALGAADIAVVKVAPLGGVHPLLSIAARIGIPVVVSSALDSAVGMSRGLLAAACLPELPYACGLGTGGLFVEDVTDAVAPVAGELPVGPVMPDPARLDALAAPADRRQWWIDRIRDCYPFICR; encoded by the coding sequence ATGCGGGTGCGGTTCCGCGGTATCACCGTGCGCGAGATGGCGCTGTTCGACGGCCCGGCGGGCTGGGGCGAGTTCGGGGCCTTCGGTGAGTACGAGCCGCCCGAGGCGGCGCACTGGTTGGCCTCGGCCGTCGAGGCCGCCTACCGGGAGCCACCGGCACCGCTGCGTGATCGCATCCCGGTCAACGCCACCGTTCCCGCCGTCGAACCGGAGCGGGTACCCGAGGTGCTGGCCCGTTTCCCGGGGGCGCAGACCGCGAAGGTGAAGGTCGCCGAGGCCGGGCAGACGCTGGCCGAGGACGTCGCGCGCGTCGAGGCGGTGCGTGCGGCGGTGCCGAAGGTGCGCGTCGACGCCAACGGCGGCTGGAGTGTTGCCGAGGCGGTGGCCGCGGCGGGTGCGCTGGGGGAGTTGGAGTATCTCGAACAGCCCTGTGCCACAGTCGAAGAGCTCGCGGAACTGCGACGCCAGATCGATATCCCGATCGCGGCGGACGAATCGATCCGCAAGGCGGCCGACCCCTTTCGGGTGGTCGCGCTGGGAGCCGCCGATATCGCGGTGGTGAAGGTCGCGCCACTGGGCGGGGTGCACCCGCTGCTGAGCATTGCCGCCCGCATCGGCATACCGGTGGTGGTGTCGAGTGCCTTGGACAGCGCGGTCGGCATGTCCCGCGGGCTGCTGGCCGCGGCCTGCCTGCCCGAGTTGCCGTACGCCTGCGGGCTGGGTACCGGTGGGTTGTTCGTCGAGGACGTCACTGATGCGGTGGCGCCGGTGGCCGGCGAGCTGCCGGTCGGACCGGTGATGCCGGACCCGGCCCGGTTGGACGCGCTGGCCGCGCCTGCGGACCGTCGCCAGTGGTGGATCGACCGGATCCGCGACTGCTACCCGTTCATATGCCGGTAG